A part of Syngnathoides biaculeatus isolate LvHL_M chromosome 21, ASM1980259v1, whole genome shotgun sequence genomic DNA contains:
- the LOC133494954 gene encoding calcium/calmodulin-dependent protein kinase type II delta chain-like has translation MLCHLFVVLLSLKIVRGDVTLQWAANATAPDAIRARQQEIIEVTQKLMTAITNSDFQGYKELCDPGLTSFEPEGLGILVQSMEFHEFFMVNVLNARIHNTLIAEPRVHLLGDDAACIAYIRLTQTMDENLRARVAKAEETRVWHRRNGSWVNVHFHRSGSTFLHTN, from the exons ATGCTTTGCCATCTTTTCGTGGTTTTGCTGTCCCTCAAAATTGTTCGCGGCGATGTGACTCTTCAGTGGGCCGCTAATGCCACAGCGCCTGATGCAATCCGAG CCCGACAGCAGGAGATCATCGAAGTCACCCAGAAGCTAATGACAGCCATCACCAACAGCGACTTCCAAGGCTACAA GGAATTGTGCGATCCGGGACTCACCAGCTTTGAGCCCGAAGGCCTGGGCATCTTGGTGCAGAGCATGGAGTTCCATGAGTTCTTCATGGTAAACG TGCTGAACGCAAGGATCCATAACACGCTGATCGCGGAGCCCCGTGTGCACCTGCTGGGCGACGACGCCGCCTGCATCGCCTACATCCGTCTGACCCAGACCATGGACGAGAACCTGCGGGCGAGAGTGGCCAAGGCGGAGGAGACGCGCGTGTGGCACCGACGCAACGGCAGCTGGGTCAACGTCCACTTCCATCGCTCGGGCTCCACTTTTCTGCACACAAACTAA
- the arsj gene encoding arylsulfatase J, translating into MLILWVPLSLLLGAMVSRTWSSNWASDFRKSPPPPPHIIFILVDDQGFRDVGYHGSEIKTPTLDRLATQGVKLENYYVQPLCSPSRSQLMTGRYQIHTGLQHSIIRATQPNCLPLDNVTLPQKLKQAGYSTHMVGKWHLGFYKRGCLPTRRGFDSFFGSLLGSGDYYSHYKCEGPGMCGYDLYEGEEAAWEQDRGLYSTVMYTQKAIEILANHDPRKPLFLYLAYQAVHSPLQVPARYLERYKGIVNPHRRKFAAMVSCLDEAVRNLTLALKRYRYYDNAVIVYSSDNGGQPLVGGSNWPLRGSKATLWEGGIRAVGFVHSPLLVKKGTKCQSLVHITDWFPTLVTLGEGTLDEDLNLDGYDVWETISEGLPSPRRDILHNIDPIYVKAKNGSWKAGHGLWNTAVQAALRVGHWKLLTGVPGYSDWVPPQTFSTQRLTLRWHNERVRWDRGKSLWLFNITSDPYERVDLSQRYPHVVKKMLTRLAQYNKTAVRVRYPAKDLRSNPQYNGGVWGPWYKEEIGRRNQHLFTNRLSSGRA; encoded by the exons ATGTTGATCTTGTGGGTTCCGCTCAGTTTGCTCCTCGGCGCGATGGTGTCTCGCACTTGGAGCTCCAACTGGGCTTCGGACTTCCGCaagtcgccgccgccgccgccgcacatCATCTTCATTCTGGTAGACGACCAGGGCTTCCGGGACGTGGGCTACCACGGCTCGGAGATCAAGACCCCCACCCTGGACCGGCTGGCCACGCAGGGAGTGAAGCTGGAGAACTATTACGTGCAGCCCCTTTGCAGCCCGTCCAGGAGTCAGCTCATGACCGGCAG gtaccAGATCCACACgggcctccagcactccatcATCCGAGCCACCCAGCCCAACTGCCTCCCCCTGGACAACGTCACCCTGCCGCAGAAGCTGAAGCAGGCCGGCTACTCCACGCACATGGTGGGCAAGTGGCACCTGGGCTTCTACAAACGCGGCTGCCTGCCCACCCGCCGCGGGTTCGACAGCTTCTTCGGCTCGCTCCTGGGAAGCGGCGACTACTACAGCCACTACAAGTGCGAGGGTCCCGGGATGTGCGGCTACGACTTGTACGAAGGCGAAGAGGCCGCGTGGGAGCAGGACCGGGGCTTGTACTCCACGGTAATGTACACGCAAAAGGCCATCGAGATCTTAGCAAACCATGACCCTCGCAAGCCTTTGTTCCTCTACTTAGCCTATCAGGCGGTGCATTCGCCGCTTCAGGTTCCGGCTCGCTACCTGGAGCGCTACAAGGGGATCGTGAACCCTCACCGGCGCAAATTTGCAGCCATGGTCTCCTGTCTGGACGAAGCCGTACGCAACCTGACCCTGGCGTTGAAACGCTACCGTTACTACGACAACGCGGTCATCGTGTACTCCTCGGACAACGGGGGGCAGCCGCTGGTCGGCGGGAGCAACTGGCCCCTCCGGGGGAGCAAGGCCACGCTGTGGGAAGGCGGCATCCGGGCGGTGGGCTTCGTCCACAGCCCCTTGTTGGTCAAGAAGGGCACCAAGTGTCAGTCGTTGGTGCACATCACCGACTGGTTCCCGACGCTGGTCACCTTGGGTGAAGGGACTCTGGACGAGGATCTCAACCTGGACGGCTACGACGTGTGGGAAACAATCAGCGAAGGGCTCCCCTCACCCCGCCGGGACATCCTCCACAACATCGACCCCATCTACGTGAAGGCCAAAAACGGTTCGTGGAAGGCCGGGCACGGCCTGTGGAACACGGCCGTGCAGGCGGCCCTGCGGGTGGGCCACTGGAAGCTGCTGACGGGGGTACCCGGTTATAGCGACTGGGTACCTCCCCAGACcttctccacacag CGGCTGACCCTGCGCTGGCACAACGAACGCGTCCGCTGGGACCGTGGCAAGTCCCTGTGGCTCTTCAACATCACCTCGGACCCTTACGAGCGGGTCGATTTATCCCAGCGCTACCCGCACGTGGTCAAGAAAATGCTCACTCGGCTGGCGCAGTACAACAAGACGGCGGTGCGGGTGCGCTACCCGGCCAAAGATCTGCGCTCTAACCCGCAGTACAACGGAGGCGTGTGGGGGCCCTGGTACAAGGAGGAGATCGGCCGCAGGAACCAGCATCTGTTCACCAACCGTCTGAGCAGCGGACGCGCCTGA